One segment of Scleropages formosus chromosome 23, fSclFor1.1, whole genome shotgun sequence DNA contains the following:
- the ripor2 gene encoding rho family-interacting cell polarization regulator 2 isoform X5, producing MEEDSSALMCEEAEDVFSEGVSSRFPEIMSAGTHSPGGPNGIIRSQSFAGFSTLQERRSRCNSFIGNSVQKKPQAKLKKAHAAVHKSSSGSSSREPQPKRVEEVYNALKRGLDEYLEVHQVELDKLTSLMKDMKRNSRLGVLYDLDKQIKTIERYVRRLEFHISKVDELYEAFCIQRRLRDGASKMKQAFSASPSTKGTRESLAEVNRRYKEYSENMSTFEGELENLLGEFHIKMKGLAGFARLCPGDQYEIFMRYGRQRWKLKGKIEVNSRQSWDAEEMVFLPLINDLLSIKVSELKGLATHVLVGSVICETKDLFTAMPQVVAVDVNDLGTIKLNLEVTWFPFDVEDLTLSSGNLNKATALQRRVSVYSQGTPETPTFQDTSFFSALRDDVFENGSCGGSECKRLSFTFTDVPQSSTATGQSNPEITVTPPETEPRQRQSPEEGPETVGSGAAPEEAGPREEAAPTAEGRRPPGETEAPPEREWDEGGSGQASPRAVQPEDLFLDPGVSDALLRDEGSELKPVELDTDEGSLTKQLVKRLTSADATPEDGSPGWAPRGDRTLAESCLEEAIQTLLLRLEGLGEKDKELQELEQEVMRLEDLLKCRAPAQRSRSSSLSLTVESALESFDFLNTSDFEDDDTGDDGLPRSVFFDTEPERTGSRSGQHPEARGHLSEALTEDTGVGNSVAGSPLPLTTGNESLDTAIVIHLHYCHQLVQLLSTGGSSLQRSSQLRKLSAQCRLLEELGEISTDRLSSISSVAEVISGLAEKPTLLSLWAECSGSVAPFHTTVDRVLKHMHRLFAATLEERQPCSADTVIRLAVSEMLDQVDLASCPCPVPPALSQDFITVFQFHSYACEHGVLDMGEHLLRLAREVTFAEVLRCGDPERVVRELQDVPASGLRPRAETLGALAALLIADGARVSEAAAAFLVSASGHPPFRSKQAVESYTRALCDTELRNLRATCAALSRLQTSESIEPLVSLCDSADEERRQVAMETLLALGEEGRLAYEQLDTVPREMVRLGTRRGNAVTTAF from the exons GAGTGTCATCCCGTTTCCCGGAGATCATGTCAGCCGGCACCCACTCCCCCGGCGGCCCCAACGGCATCATACGGAGCCAGTCGTTTGCTGGCTTCAGCACCCTCCAGGAGAGGCGCTCCCG GTGCAACTCTTTCATTGGCAACTCGGTGCAGAAGAAGCCACAGGCCAAGCTGAAGAAGGCCCATGCGGCCGTTCACAAAtccagcagcggcagcagctccCGTGAACCGCAGCCCAAGAGGGTCGAGGAGGTGTACAACGCGCTCAAGCGAGGCCTGGA CGAGTATCTCGAGGTGCATCAGGTGGAGCTGGACAAGCTGACTTCTTTGATGAAGGACATGAAGAGGAACTCGAGACTG GGTGTCCTGTATGATCTTGACAAG CAAATCAAAACGATCGAAAGATATGTGCGCCGCCTGGAGTTCCACATCAGCAAG GTGGATGAGCTGTACGAGGCTTTTTGTATCCAGCGCCGCCTCCGCGATGGGGCTAGTAAGATGAAGCAGGCCTTCTCTGCATCTCCTTCGACCAAGGGCACCCGCGAGAGCTTGGCGGAGGTCAACCGCCGTTACAAGGAGTACAGTGAG AATATGAGCACTTTTGAGGGAGAGCTGGAGAACCTGCTTGGGGAGTTCCACATCAAGATGAAAG GTCTGGCTGGCTTTGCTCGACTCTGCCCAGGAGATCAATATGAA ATCTTCATGCGATACGGCCGCCAGCGGTGGAAGCTGAAGGGGAAGATCGAGGTTAACTCCCGGCAGAGCTGGGATGCAGAGGAGATGGTCTTTTTACCACTCATCAACGACCTTCTGTCAATCAAA GTGTCTGAGCTGAAGGGTTTGGCCACTCATGTACTGGTAGGCAGTGTCATCTGTGAGACCAAGGACCTTTTCACAGCCATGCCGCAGGTGGTCGCCGTGGACGTTAATGACCTGGGAACCATAAAGCTCAACCTGGAGGTCACCTGGTT TCCGTTTGACGTGGAGGACTTGACCTTGTCCTCGGGCAACTTGAACAAAGCCACGGCCCTGCAGAGGCGCGTCTCCGTGTACAGCCAGGGAACTCCGGAGACGCCCACCTTCCAGGACACCTCCTTCTTC TCTGCCTTGCGCGACGATGTCTTCGAGAATGGCAGCTGCGGCGGCTCCGAGTGCAAGCGCTTGTCCTTCACCTTTACCGACGTGCCCCAGTCTAGCACCGCCACCGGCCAGTCAAACCCCGAGATCACAGTAACGCCCCCGGAGACTGAGCCTCGGCAGCGCCAGAGCCCGGAGGAGGGCCCGGAGACGGTCGGCTCGGGGGCCGCCCCGGAGGAGGCGGGGCCACGGGAGGAGGCGGCGCCTACAGCGGAAGGGCGGCGTCCGCCTGGCGAGACGGAGGCGCCCCCAGAAAGGGAGTGGGACGAAGGCGGGTCCGGCCAAGCTTCGCCGCGCGCCGTGCAGCCGGAGGATTTGTTCCTGGACCCCGGCGTGTCCGACGCCCTGCTTCGAGACGAGGGCTCCGAGCTCAAGCCGGTGGAGCTGGACACGGACGAGGGAAGCTTGACCAAGCAGCTGGTGAAGCGGCTGACCTCGGCCGACGCGACGCCCGAGGATGGCTCCCCCGGCTGGGCGCCCAGGGGCGACCGGACCCTCGCGGAAAGCTGCCTGGAGGAGGCGATCCAGACCCTGCTGCTGAGGCTTGAGGGCCTGGGAGAGAAGGacaaggagctgcaggagctggagcaggaggtcaTGCGCTTGGAGGACTTGCTCAAG TGCAGGGCCCCGGCGCAGCGGAGCCGCTCCTCCAGCCTCAGCCTGACTGTGGAGAGCGCTTTAGAGAGCTTTGATTTCCTCAACACCTCGGACTTTGAGGACGACGACACGGGCGATGACGGGCTCCCGCGCTCTGTGTTCTTTGACACTGAGCCAGAGAGGACTGG CAGCAGGTCGGGACAGCACCCCGAGGCTAGGGGTCACTTGAGCGAAGCTCTGACGGAGGACACGGGGGTGGGCAACAGCGTGGCGGGGAGCCCCCTGCCCCTCACCACAGGCAACGAGAGCCTGGACACTGCCATCGTCATACACCTGCACTACTGCCACCAGCTCGTCCAG CTCCTGTCCACCGGGGGGAGCTCTTTGCAGCGCAGCTCCCAGCTGCGTAAGCTGTCTGCTCAGTGcaggctgctggaggagctcGGGGAGATCAGCACCGACCGCCTGAGCAGCATCAGCTCTGTTGCAGAGG tgaTCTCGGGCTTGGCGGAGAAGCCCACCCTGCTCTCCCTGTGGGCCGAGTGCAGCGGCTCCGTCGCCCCGTTCCACACCACCGTGGACCGCGTGCTGAAGCACATGCATCGCCTCTTCGCCGCCACCCTGGAGGAGAGGCAGCCCTGCTCCGCTGACACCG TGATTCGGCTGGCAGTGAGCGAAATGCTGGACCAGGTTGACCTGGCCTCCTGCCCCTGCCCTGTGCCCCCTGCGCTGTCCCAGGACTTCATCACCGTCTTCCAGTTCCACAGCTACGCGTGTGAACACGGCGTGCTGGACATGGGGGAGCACCTGCTGCGACTGGCCAGGGAGG TGACATTTGCAGAGGTGCTGAGGTGCGGGGACCCTGAGCGAGTGGTGCGAGAGCTGCAGGACGTGCCCGCGAGCGGCCTGCGACCGCGAGCGGAGACCCTCGGGGCCCTGGCCGCGCTCCTCATCGCAGACGGCGCTCGCGTTAGCGAGGCTGCGGCCGCCTTTCTCGTCTCGGCCTCCGGTCACCCGCCCttcaggtcaaag CAGGCAGTGGAGAGCTACACTCGGGCCCTGTGTGACACCGAGCTGCGGAACCTGAGGGCCACTTGTGCGGCTCTGAGCCGCTTACAG ACCTCGGAGAGCATCGAGCCGCTGGTGTCGCTGTGCGATTCGGCCGACGAGGAGCGACGccaggttgccatggaaacgctACTTGCTCTCG GCGAAGAAGGGAGGCTGGCGTACGAGCAGCTCGACACGGTCCCCAGGGAGATGGTGCGTCTCGGCACGCGACGAGGGAACGCCGTCACCACAGCCTTCTGA
- the ripor2 gene encoding rho family-interacting cell polarization regulator 2 isoform X6, whose amino-acid sequence MEEDSSALMCEEAEDVFSEGVSSRFPEIMSAGTHSPGGPNGIIRSQSFAGFSTLQERRSRCNSFIGNSVQKKPQAKLKKAHAAVHKSSSGSSSREPQPKRVEEVYNALKRGLDEYLEVHQVELDKLTSLMKDMKRNSRLGVLYDLDKQIKTIERYVRRLEFHISKVDELYEAFCIQRRLRDGASKMKQAFSASPSTKGTRESLAEVNRRYKEYSENMSTFEGELENLLGEFHIKMKGLAGFARLCPGDQYEIFMRYGRQRWKLKGKIEVNSRQSWDAEEMVFLPLINDLLSIKVSELKGLATHVLVGSVICETKDLFTAMPQVVAVDVNDLGTIKLNLEVTWFPFDVEDLTLSSGNLNKATALQRRVSVYSQGTPETPTFQDTSFFSALRDDVFENGSCGGSECKRLSFTFTDVPQSSTATGQSNPEITVTPPETEPRQRQSPEEGPETVGSGAAPEEAGPREEAAPTAEGRRPPGETEAPPEREWDEGGSGQASPRAVQPEDLFLDPGVSDALLRDEGSELKPVELDTDEGSLTKQLVKRLTSADATPEDGSPGWAPRGDRTLAESCLEEAIQTLLLRLEGLGEKDKELQELEQEVMRLEDLLKCRAPAQRSRSSSLSLTVESALESFDFLNTSDFEDDDTGDDGLPRSVFFDTEPERTGRSGQHPEARGHLSEALTEDTGVGNSVAGSPLPLTTGNESLDTAIVIHLHYCHQLVQLLSTGGSSLQRSSQLRKLSAQCRLLEELGEISTDRLSSISSVAEVISGLAEKPTLLSLWAECSGSVAPFHTTVDRVLKHMHRLFAATLEERQPCSADTVIRLAVSEMLDQVDLASCPCPVPPALSQDFITVFQFHSYACEHGVLDMGEHLLRLAREVTFAEVLRCGDPERVVRELQDVPASGLRPRAETLGALAALLIADGARVSEAAAAFLVSASGHPPFRSKAVESYTRALCDTELRNLRATCAALSRLQTSESIEPLVSLCDSADEERRQVAMETLLALGEEGRLAYEQLDTVPREMVRLGTRRGNAVTTAF is encoded by the exons GAGTGTCATCCCGTTTCCCGGAGATCATGTCAGCCGGCACCCACTCCCCCGGCGGCCCCAACGGCATCATACGGAGCCAGTCGTTTGCTGGCTTCAGCACCCTCCAGGAGAGGCGCTCCCG GTGCAACTCTTTCATTGGCAACTCGGTGCAGAAGAAGCCACAGGCCAAGCTGAAGAAGGCCCATGCGGCCGTTCACAAAtccagcagcggcagcagctccCGTGAACCGCAGCCCAAGAGGGTCGAGGAGGTGTACAACGCGCTCAAGCGAGGCCTGGA CGAGTATCTCGAGGTGCATCAGGTGGAGCTGGACAAGCTGACTTCTTTGATGAAGGACATGAAGAGGAACTCGAGACTG GGTGTCCTGTATGATCTTGACAAG CAAATCAAAACGATCGAAAGATATGTGCGCCGCCTGGAGTTCCACATCAGCAAG GTGGATGAGCTGTACGAGGCTTTTTGTATCCAGCGCCGCCTCCGCGATGGGGCTAGTAAGATGAAGCAGGCCTTCTCTGCATCTCCTTCGACCAAGGGCACCCGCGAGAGCTTGGCGGAGGTCAACCGCCGTTACAAGGAGTACAGTGAG AATATGAGCACTTTTGAGGGAGAGCTGGAGAACCTGCTTGGGGAGTTCCACATCAAGATGAAAG GTCTGGCTGGCTTTGCTCGACTCTGCCCAGGAGATCAATATGAA ATCTTCATGCGATACGGCCGCCAGCGGTGGAAGCTGAAGGGGAAGATCGAGGTTAACTCCCGGCAGAGCTGGGATGCAGAGGAGATGGTCTTTTTACCACTCATCAACGACCTTCTGTCAATCAAA GTGTCTGAGCTGAAGGGTTTGGCCACTCATGTACTGGTAGGCAGTGTCATCTGTGAGACCAAGGACCTTTTCACAGCCATGCCGCAGGTGGTCGCCGTGGACGTTAATGACCTGGGAACCATAAAGCTCAACCTGGAGGTCACCTGGTT TCCGTTTGACGTGGAGGACTTGACCTTGTCCTCGGGCAACTTGAACAAAGCCACGGCCCTGCAGAGGCGCGTCTCCGTGTACAGCCAGGGAACTCCGGAGACGCCCACCTTCCAGGACACCTCCTTCTTC TCTGCCTTGCGCGACGATGTCTTCGAGAATGGCAGCTGCGGCGGCTCCGAGTGCAAGCGCTTGTCCTTCACCTTTACCGACGTGCCCCAGTCTAGCACCGCCACCGGCCAGTCAAACCCCGAGATCACAGTAACGCCCCCGGAGACTGAGCCTCGGCAGCGCCAGAGCCCGGAGGAGGGCCCGGAGACGGTCGGCTCGGGGGCCGCCCCGGAGGAGGCGGGGCCACGGGAGGAGGCGGCGCCTACAGCGGAAGGGCGGCGTCCGCCTGGCGAGACGGAGGCGCCCCCAGAAAGGGAGTGGGACGAAGGCGGGTCCGGCCAAGCTTCGCCGCGCGCCGTGCAGCCGGAGGATTTGTTCCTGGACCCCGGCGTGTCCGACGCCCTGCTTCGAGACGAGGGCTCCGAGCTCAAGCCGGTGGAGCTGGACACGGACGAGGGAAGCTTGACCAAGCAGCTGGTGAAGCGGCTGACCTCGGCCGACGCGACGCCCGAGGATGGCTCCCCCGGCTGGGCGCCCAGGGGCGACCGGACCCTCGCGGAAAGCTGCCTGGAGGAGGCGATCCAGACCCTGCTGCTGAGGCTTGAGGGCCTGGGAGAGAAGGacaaggagctgcaggagctggagcaggaggtcaTGCGCTTGGAGGACTTGCTCAAG TGCAGGGCCCCGGCGCAGCGGAGCCGCTCCTCCAGCCTCAGCCTGACTGTGGAGAGCGCTTTAGAGAGCTTTGATTTCCTCAACACCTCGGACTTTGAGGACGACGACACGGGCGATGACGGGCTCCCGCGCTCTGTGTTCTTTGACACTGAGCCAGAGAGGACTGG CAGGTCGGGACAGCACCCCGAGGCTAGGGGTCACTTGAGCGAAGCTCTGACGGAGGACACGGGGGTGGGCAACAGCGTGGCGGGGAGCCCCCTGCCCCTCACCACAGGCAACGAGAGCCTGGACACTGCCATCGTCATACACCTGCACTACTGCCACCAGCTCGTCCAG CTCCTGTCCACCGGGGGGAGCTCTTTGCAGCGCAGCTCCCAGCTGCGTAAGCTGTCTGCTCAGTGcaggctgctggaggagctcGGGGAGATCAGCACCGACCGCCTGAGCAGCATCAGCTCTGTTGCAGAGG tgaTCTCGGGCTTGGCGGAGAAGCCCACCCTGCTCTCCCTGTGGGCCGAGTGCAGCGGCTCCGTCGCCCCGTTCCACACCACCGTGGACCGCGTGCTGAAGCACATGCATCGCCTCTTCGCCGCCACCCTGGAGGAGAGGCAGCCCTGCTCCGCTGACACCG TGATTCGGCTGGCAGTGAGCGAAATGCTGGACCAGGTTGACCTGGCCTCCTGCCCCTGCCCTGTGCCCCCTGCGCTGTCCCAGGACTTCATCACCGTCTTCCAGTTCCACAGCTACGCGTGTGAACACGGCGTGCTGGACATGGGGGAGCACCTGCTGCGACTGGCCAGGGAGG TGACATTTGCAGAGGTGCTGAGGTGCGGGGACCCTGAGCGAGTGGTGCGAGAGCTGCAGGACGTGCCCGCGAGCGGCCTGCGACCGCGAGCGGAGACCCTCGGGGCCCTGGCCGCGCTCCTCATCGCAGACGGCGCTCGCGTTAGCGAGGCTGCGGCCGCCTTTCTCGTCTCGGCCTCCGGTCACCCGCCCttcaggtcaaag GCAGTGGAGAGCTACACTCGGGCCCTGTGTGACACCGAGCTGCGGAACCTGAGGGCCACTTGTGCGGCTCTGAGCCGCTTACAG ACCTCGGAGAGCATCGAGCCGCTGGTGTCGCTGTGCGATTCGGCCGACGAGGAGCGACGccaggttgccatggaaacgctACTTGCTCTCG GCGAAGAAGGGAGGCTGGCGTACGAGCAGCTCGACACGGTCCCCAGGGAGATGGTGCGTCTCGGCACGCGACGAGGGAACGCCGTCACCACAGCCTTCTGA
- the ripor2 gene encoding rho family-interacting cell polarization regulator 2 isoform X4: MSAGTHSPGGPNGIIRSQSFAGFSTLQERRSRCNSFIGNSVQKKPQAKLKKAHAAVHKSSSGSSSREPQPKRVEEVYNALKRGLDEYLEVHQVELDKLTSLMKDMKRNSRLGVLYDLDKQIKTIERYVRRLEFHISKVDELYEAFCIQRRLRDGASKMKQAFSASPSTKGTRESLAEVNRRYKEYSENMSTFEGELENLLGEFHIKMKGLAGFARLCPGDQYEIFMRYGRQRWKLKGKIEVNSRQSWDAEEMVFLPLINDLLSIKVSELKGLATHVLVGSVICETKDLFTAMPQVVAVDVNDLGTIKLNLEVTWFPFDVEDLTLSSGNLNKATALQRRVSVYSQGTPETPTFQDTSFFKWQPLPSERQRLSFLHVLRHTLLEKLRRSRSFGDLTSLRPLAKSSLEVYSALRDDVFENGSCGGSECKRLSFTFTDVPQSSTATGQSNPEITVTPPETEPRQRQSPEEGPETVGSGAAPEEAGPREEAAPTAEGRRPPGETEAPPEREWDEGGSGQASPRAVQPEDLFLDPGVSDALLRDEGSELKPVELDTDEGSLTKQLVKRLTSADATPEDGSPGWAPRGDRTLAESCLEEAIQTLLLRLEGLGEKDKELQELEQEVMRLEDLLKCRAPAQRSRSSSLSLTVESALESFDFLNTSDFEDDDTGDDGLPRSVFFDTEPERTGSRSGQHPEARGHLSEALTEDTGVGNSVAGSPLPLTTGNESLDTAIVIHLHYCHQLVQLLSTGGSSLQRSSQLRKLSAQCRLLEELGEISTDRLSSISSVAEVISGLAEKPTLLSLWAECSGSVAPFHTTVDRVLKHMHRLFAATLEERQPCSADTVIRLAVSEMLDQVDLASCPCPVPPALSQDFITVFQFHSYACEHGVLDMGEHLLRLAREVTFAEVLRCGDPERVVRELQDVPASGLRPRAETLGALAALLIADGARVSEAAAAFLVSASGHPPFRSKQAVESYTRALCDTELRNLRATCAALSRLQTSESIEPLVSLCDSADEERRQVAMETLLALGEEGRLAYEQLDTVPREMVRLGTRRGNAVTTAF; encoded by the exons ATGTCAGCCGGCACCCACTCCCCCGGCGGCCCCAACGGCATCATACGGAGCCAGTCGTTTGCTGGCTTCAGCACCCTCCAGGAGAGGCGCTCCCG GTGCAACTCTTTCATTGGCAACTCGGTGCAGAAGAAGCCACAGGCCAAGCTGAAGAAGGCCCATGCGGCCGTTCACAAAtccagcagcggcagcagctccCGTGAACCGCAGCCCAAGAGGGTCGAGGAGGTGTACAACGCGCTCAAGCGAGGCCTGGA CGAGTATCTCGAGGTGCATCAGGTGGAGCTGGACAAGCTGACTTCTTTGATGAAGGACATGAAGAGGAACTCGAGACTG GGTGTCCTGTATGATCTTGACAAG CAAATCAAAACGATCGAAAGATATGTGCGCCGCCTGGAGTTCCACATCAGCAAG GTGGATGAGCTGTACGAGGCTTTTTGTATCCAGCGCCGCCTCCGCGATGGGGCTAGTAAGATGAAGCAGGCCTTCTCTGCATCTCCTTCGACCAAGGGCACCCGCGAGAGCTTGGCGGAGGTCAACCGCCGTTACAAGGAGTACAGTGAG AATATGAGCACTTTTGAGGGAGAGCTGGAGAACCTGCTTGGGGAGTTCCACATCAAGATGAAAG GTCTGGCTGGCTTTGCTCGACTCTGCCCAGGAGATCAATATGAA ATCTTCATGCGATACGGCCGCCAGCGGTGGAAGCTGAAGGGGAAGATCGAGGTTAACTCCCGGCAGAGCTGGGATGCAGAGGAGATGGTCTTTTTACCACTCATCAACGACCTTCTGTCAATCAAA GTGTCTGAGCTGAAGGGTTTGGCCACTCATGTACTGGTAGGCAGTGTCATCTGTGAGACCAAGGACCTTTTCACAGCCATGCCGCAGGTGGTCGCCGTGGACGTTAATGACCTGGGAACCATAAAGCTCAACCTGGAGGTCACCTGGTT TCCGTTTGACGTGGAGGACTTGACCTTGTCCTCGGGCAACTTGAACAAAGCCACGGCCCTGCAGAGGCGCGTCTCCGTGTACAGCCAGGGAACTCCGGAGACGCCCACCTTCCAGGACACCTCCTTCTTC AAGTGGCAGCCCCTTCCCTCGGAGCGCCAGCGCCTTTCCTTCCTGCACGTCTTGCGCCACACGCTGTTAGAGAAGCTGAGGCGCAGTCGCTCCTTTGGAGACCTGACCTCACTGCGGCCGCTCGCCAAGTCCAGTCTGGAGGTCTAT TCTGCCTTGCGCGACGATGTCTTCGAGAATGGCAGCTGCGGCGGCTCCGAGTGCAAGCGCTTGTCCTTCACCTTTACCGACGTGCCCCAGTCTAGCACCGCCACCGGCCAGTCAAACCCCGAGATCACAGTAACGCCCCCGGAGACTGAGCCTCGGCAGCGCCAGAGCCCGGAGGAGGGCCCGGAGACGGTCGGCTCGGGGGCCGCCCCGGAGGAGGCGGGGCCACGGGAGGAGGCGGCGCCTACAGCGGAAGGGCGGCGTCCGCCTGGCGAGACGGAGGCGCCCCCAGAAAGGGAGTGGGACGAAGGCGGGTCCGGCCAAGCTTCGCCGCGCGCCGTGCAGCCGGAGGATTTGTTCCTGGACCCCGGCGTGTCCGACGCCCTGCTTCGAGACGAGGGCTCCGAGCTCAAGCCGGTGGAGCTGGACACGGACGAGGGAAGCTTGACCAAGCAGCTGGTGAAGCGGCTGACCTCGGCCGACGCGACGCCCGAGGATGGCTCCCCCGGCTGGGCGCCCAGGGGCGACCGGACCCTCGCGGAAAGCTGCCTGGAGGAGGCGATCCAGACCCTGCTGCTGAGGCTTGAGGGCCTGGGAGAGAAGGacaaggagctgcaggagctggagcaggaggtcaTGCGCTTGGAGGACTTGCTCAAG TGCAGGGCCCCGGCGCAGCGGAGCCGCTCCTCCAGCCTCAGCCTGACTGTGGAGAGCGCTTTAGAGAGCTTTGATTTCCTCAACACCTCGGACTTTGAGGACGACGACACGGGCGATGACGGGCTCCCGCGCTCTGTGTTCTTTGACACTGAGCCAGAGAGGACTGG CAGCAGGTCGGGACAGCACCCCGAGGCTAGGGGTCACTTGAGCGAAGCTCTGACGGAGGACACGGGGGTGGGCAACAGCGTGGCGGGGAGCCCCCTGCCCCTCACCACAGGCAACGAGAGCCTGGACACTGCCATCGTCATACACCTGCACTACTGCCACCAGCTCGTCCAG CTCCTGTCCACCGGGGGGAGCTCTTTGCAGCGCAGCTCCCAGCTGCGTAAGCTGTCTGCTCAGTGcaggctgctggaggagctcGGGGAGATCAGCACCGACCGCCTGAGCAGCATCAGCTCTGTTGCAGAGG tgaTCTCGGGCTTGGCGGAGAAGCCCACCCTGCTCTCCCTGTGGGCCGAGTGCAGCGGCTCCGTCGCCCCGTTCCACACCACCGTGGACCGCGTGCTGAAGCACATGCATCGCCTCTTCGCCGCCACCCTGGAGGAGAGGCAGCCCTGCTCCGCTGACACCG TGATTCGGCTGGCAGTGAGCGAAATGCTGGACCAGGTTGACCTGGCCTCCTGCCCCTGCCCTGTGCCCCCTGCGCTGTCCCAGGACTTCATCACCGTCTTCCAGTTCCACAGCTACGCGTGTGAACACGGCGTGCTGGACATGGGGGAGCACCTGCTGCGACTGGCCAGGGAGG TGACATTTGCAGAGGTGCTGAGGTGCGGGGACCCTGAGCGAGTGGTGCGAGAGCTGCAGGACGTGCCCGCGAGCGGCCTGCGACCGCGAGCGGAGACCCTCGGGGCCCTGGCCGCGCTCCTCATCGCAGACGGCGCTCGCGTTAGCGAGGCTGCGGCCGCCTTTCTCGTCTCGGCCTCCGGTCACCCGCCCttcaggtcaaag CAGGCAGTGGAGAGCTACACTCGGGCCCTGTGTGACACCGAGCTGCGGAACCTGAGGGCCACTTGTGCGGCTCTGAGCCGCTTACAG ACCTCGGAGAGCATCGAGCCGCTGGTGTCGCTGTGCGATTCGGCCGACGAGGAGCGACGccaggttgccatggaaacgctACTTGCTCTCG GCGAAGAAGGGAGGCTGGCGTACGAGCAGCTCGACACGGTCCCCAGGGAGATGGTGCGTCTCGGCACGCGACGAGGGAACGCCGTCACCACAGCCTTCTGA